One Deltaproteobacteria bacterium DNA segment encodes these proteins:
- a CDS encoding arsenate reductase ArsC, with translation MKKKVRILFLCTGNSCRSQMAEGWTRHLKNDSIEAYSAGIEKHGLNQRAVKVMAEAGVDISNHKSKIVADLPTMHFDYVVTLCGHAHESCPFFPGTAKIIHVGFDDPASLAADVRTEEEALVHYRRVRDEIKAFVETLPEALDKIKNHEGQDYELQL, from the coding sequence ATGAAGAAGAAAGTCAGGATCCTGTTTCTTTGTACAGGCAATTCATGCCGAAGTCAGATGGCCGAAGGATGGACCAGACACCTCAAAAATGACTCCATCGAGGCGTATTCGGCAGGAATAGAGAAGCACGGCCTAAATCAACGGGCTGTCAAAGTCATGGCCGAGGCTGGAGTGGACATAAGTAACCACAAATCGAAGATTGTGGCAGATCTGCCAACAATGCATTTCGACTATGTAGTGACGTTGTGCGGACATGCCCATGAGTCATGCCCATTCTTCCCCGGTACAGCGAAAATCATACACGTCGGGTTCGATGATCCGGCCAGCCTGGCGGCGGATGTAAGGACCGAGGAAGAGGCCCTCGTTCATTATCGGCGAGTCCGGGACGAAATCAAGGCGTTCGTGGAGACACTGCCGGAAGCCTTGGACAAGATTAAAAATCATGAAGGACAAGACTATGAACTGCAATTGTGA
- a CDS encoding metalloregulator ArsR/SmtB family transcription factor translates to MQDEANLFKVLSDPTRLRLAVLLAFRGETCVCMLSQALNEPDFKVSRHLGIMRSAGMVEARREGTWMHYKLTKPRHRLEECLQMCFRNCLADHKAVQTDLKRLEKATCVA, encoded by the coding sequence ATGCAGGATGAAGCAAATCTATTCAAGGTCTTGAGCGATCCGACCAGGCTCAGGTTGGCGGTATTGCTGGCTTTCAGGGGTGAGACCTGTGTGTGTATGTTATCCCAGGCACTCAACGAACCTGACTTCAAGGTGTCGCGTCACCTCGGAATCATGCGCTCGGCGGGGATGGTCGAAGCCCGGCGCGAAGGAACATGGATGCATTACAAGCTAACTAAACCGAGGCATCGCCTGGAAGAATGCCTCCAGATGTGTTTTCGCAACTGCCTGGCTGATCACAAAGCGGTCCAGACTGATTTGAAACGTCTGGAGAAGGCAACCTGTGTCGCGTGA